The Streptomyces sp. SS1-1 genome has a segment encoding these proteins:
- a CDS encoding RNA polymerase-binding protein RbpA, whose protein sequence is MSERALRGTRLVVTSYETDRGIDLAPRQAVEYACEKGHRFEMPFSVEAEIPPEWECKVCGAQALLVDGDGPEEKKAKPARTHWDMLMERRTREELEEVLEERLAVLRSGAMNIAVHPRDSRKSA, encoded by the coding sequence ATGAGTGAGCGAGCTCTTCGCGGCACGCGCCTCGTGGTGACCAGCTACGAGACGGACCGCGGCATCGACCTGGCCCCGCGCCAGGCCGTGGAGTACGCATGCGAGAAGGGGCACCGGTTCGAGATGCCCTTCTCGGTCGAGGCGGAGATTCCGCCGGAGTGGGAGTGCAAGGTCTGCGGAGCCCAGGCACTCCTCGTCGACGGCGACGGCCCTGAGGAGAAGAAGGCCAAGCCCGCGCGTACGCATTGGGACATGTTGATGGAGCGGCGTACCCGCGAGGAACTCGAAGAGGTCCTCGAGGAGCGTCTCGCCGTTCTCCGTTCAGGGGCGATGAACATCGCCGTTCATCCCCGGGACAGCCGCAAGTCCGCCTAG
- a CDS encoding MFS transporter: protein MGIETVGTGAADEAAGRRREQRGWYFYDWACSVYSTSVLTVFLGPYLTSVAEAAADADGFVHPLGIPVRAGSFFAYSVSLSVVVAVLVMPLVGAAADRTGRKKPLLAAAAYTGAAATTAMFLLNGDRYLLGGLLLVVANAAQSVAMMLYNSYLPQIAAPEERDAVSSRGWAFGYAAGSLMLVVNLALYLGHDAFGVSEGMAVRICLASAGLWWGGFALVPLLRLRDRGPSAERAAGQGTGAGFRQLAATLRDMRRHPLTLAFLLAYLVYNDGIQTVITQASVYGSKELGLSQSTLIGAVLLVQVLAVAGALAMGRLARIHGAKRTILGSLVAWTLTLAAGYFLPAGAPVWFFVLAAGIGLVLGGSQALSRSLFSHLVPPGKEAEYFSAYEMSDRGMSWLGPLLFGLTYQLTGSYRDAIISLVAFFVIGFILLARVPVRRAISDAGNRVPPTI, encoded by the coding sequence GTGGGCATCGAGACCGTGGGCACAGGGGCGGCCGACGAGGCCGCCGGACGGCGCCGCGAACAGCGCGGCTGGTACTTCTACGACTGGGCGTGCTCCGTCTACTCGACGAGCGTGCTCACCGTGTTCCTCGGCCCGTATCTGACATCGGTCGCCGAGGCGGCGGCGGACGCGGACGGCTTCGTCCACCCACTGGGCATCCCGGTGCGCGCAGGGTCGTTCTTCGCGTACTCGGTGTCCCTGTCGGTCGTCGTGGCCGTCCTGGTGATGCCGCTGGTCGGGGCGGCGGCCGACCGTACGGGGCGCAAGAAGCCGCTCCTGGCGGCCGCGGCCTACACGGGCGCGGCGGCGACCACGGCGATGTTCCTGCTGAACGGGGACCGCTATCTGCTCGGCGGTCTCCTGCTCGTGGTGGCGAACGCCGCGCAGTCCGTCGCGATGATGCTCTACAACTCCTATCTGCCGCAGATCGCGGCCCCCGAGGAGCGGGACGCGGTCTCCTCCCGCGGCTGGGCGTTCGGCTACGCGGCGGGCTCCCTGATGCTGGTCGTGAACCTCGCCCTGTATCTGGGGCACGACGCGTTCGGGGTCTCCGAGGGCATGGCGGTCCGTATCTGCCTCGCCTCGGCCGGTCTGTGGTGGGGCGGATTCGCGCTGGTCCCGCTGCTGCGGCTGCGCGACCGGGGACCGAGCGCCGAGCGGGCCGCCGGGCAGGGCACCGGCGCCGGGTTCCGGCAGCTCGCCGCGACCCTGCGGGACATGCGCCGCCACCCGCTGACGCTCGCCTTCCTGCTGGCCTATCTGGTCTACAACGACGGCATCCAGACGGTGATCACCCAGGCGTCGGTCTACGGCTCCAAGGAACTGGGGCTGAGCCAGTCCACGCTCATCGGGGCCGTGCTGCTGGTCCAGGTCCTCGCGGTCGCCGGCGCGCTGGCCATGGGGCGTCTGGCCCGGATCCACGGGGCGAAGCGGACCATCCTCGGATCCCTGGTCGCCTGGACACTCACGCTGGCGGCCGGGTACTTCCTGCCGGCCGGGGCCCCGGTGTGGTTCTTCGTGCTGGCGGCCGGGATCGGCCTGGTGCTGGGCGGAAGCCAGGCTCTGTCGCGGTCCCTGTTCTCCCATCTGGTGCCGCCCGGCAAGGAGGCCGAGTACTTCTCGGCGTACGAGATGAGCGACCGGGGCATGAGCTGGCTGGGCCCGCTGCTGTTCGGTCTGACCTACCAGCTCACCGGGAGCTACCGGGACGCGATCATCTCACTGGTGGCCTTCTTCGTGATCGGATTCATCCTGCTCGCGCGGGTACCCGTACGGCGGGCGATCAGCGACGCGGGCAACCGCGTACCGCCCACGATTTAG
- a CDS encoding polyprenol monophosphomannose synthase, with product MNDGDGTLAAQDRGRQFGPLGTALVIIPTYNEAENIKSIVGRVREAVPDAHVLVADDNSPDGTGKLADELAAQDDHVQVLHRKGKEGLGAAYLAGFRWGLEHGYGVLIEMDADGSHQPEELPRLLTALKGADLVLGSRWVPGGRVVNWPKSREFISRGGSLYSRLALDLPLRDITGGYRAFRRETLEGLGLDDVASQGYCFQVDLARRAVKAGYHVVEVPITFVERELGDSKMSRDILVEALWRVTTWGAQERAGKLLNRAKTSAPKGKQA from the coding sequence GTGAACGACGGCGACGGGACCCTCGCGGCACAGGACCGGGGGAGACAGTTCGGGCCGCTCGGCACGGCATTGGTGATCATCCCGACCTACAACGAGGCGGAGAACATCAAGAGCATCGTCGGCCGGGTCCGCGAAGCGGTCCCCGACGCGCACGTGCTCGTGGCCGACGACAACAGCCCCGACGGCACGGGCAAGCTGGCGGACGAGCTGGCCGCCCAGGACGACCATGTCCAGGTCCTGCACCGCAAGGGCAAGGAGGGCCTGGGCGCGGCCTACCTCGCGGGCTTCCGCTGGGGCCTGGAGCACGGCTACGGCGTGCTGATCGAGATGGACGCCGACGGCTCCCACCAGCCCGAGGAGCTGCCGCGTCTGCTGACCGCCCTCAAGGGGGCCGATCTGGTGCTCGGGTCGCGCTGGGTGCCGGGCGGCCGGGTGGTGAACTGGCCCAAGTCCCGCGAATTCATCTCGCGCGGCGGCAGCCTCTACTCCCGTCTCGCCCTGGACCTGCCCCTGCGGGACATCACCGGCGGCTACCGCGCCTTCCGCCGCGAGACCCTGGAAGGGCTCGGCCTGGACGACGTCGCGTCCCAGGGCTACTGCTTCCAGGTCGACCTGGCCCGCCGTGCCGTCAAGGCCGGCTACCACGTCGTCGAGGTCCCGATCACCTTCGTGGAGCGCGAGCTCGGCGACTCCAAGATGAGCCGCGACATCCTGGTCGAGGCGCTGTGGCGGGTCACCACCTGGGGCGCGCAGGAGCGGGCGGGCAAGCTCCTCAACCGGGCGAAGACGTCGGCACCCAAGGGCAAGCAGGCATAG
- a CDS encoding amidohydrolase, protein MSESTAQPQTVLLRRGEVHSPADPFATAMVVERGQIAWVGSEGAADAFADGVDEVVDLDGALVTPAFTDAHVHTTATGLALTGLDLSGAPSLEAALALVRDFAAARPGDRVLLGHGWDAARWPGGRPPTRAELDGATGGRPLYLSRIDVHSAVVTTALLEMTPGAAGAPDAPLVADAHHAVRATALAALTGAQRTDAQRAALAHAASLGIGTVHECGGPDISSEDDFTGLLRLAAQEPGPRVVGYWAEQDVDKARELGAAGAAGDLFVDGALGSHTACLHEPYRDAGHTGAAYLDAGAVAAHVVACTEAGLQAGFHAIGDAAVAAVVDGIRAAADKVGLARIRAARHRIEHAEMLTPETVAAFAELGLTASVQPAFDALWGGEDGMYAQRLGAERARTLNPFAALLRAGVPLAFGSDSPVTPLDPWGTVRAAAFHRTPEHRVSVRAAFTAHTRGGWRAVGRDDAGVLVPGAPADYAVWRTGALVVQTPDDRVARWSTDPRSGTPGLPDLSPGRDLPVCLRTVIGGRTVFVRPGE, encoded by the coding sequence ATGAGTGAGTCCACCGCCCAGCCGCAGACCGTCCTCCTCCGCCGGGGGGAGGTCCACAGCCCCGCCGACCCCTTCGCCACCGCGATGGTCGTGGAGCGCGGCCAGATCGCCTGGGTCGGTTCCGAGGGGGCCGCCGACGCCTTCGCGGACGGTGTGGACGAGGTCGTCGACCTGGACGGCGCGCTGGTCACCCCCGCGTTCACCGACGCGCACGTGCACACCACCGCCACCGGCCTCGCGCTGACCGGCCTCGACCTGTCCGGCGCCCCCTCCCTGGAGGCCGCCCTCGCCCTGGTGCGGGACTTCGCCGCCGCCCGCCCCGGCGACCGCGTCCTGCTCGGGCACGGCTGGGACGCCGCCCGCTGGCCCGGCGGCCGTCCCCCGACACGCGCGGAACTCGACGGGGCCACCGGCGGCCGTCCGCTGTACCTCTCCCGGATCGACGTCCACTCGGCGGTCGTCACGACGGCCCTGCTGGAGATGACGCCGGGCGCCGCCGGCGCGCCCGACGCCCCGCTCGTCGCCGACGCCCACCACGCCGTCCGCGCCACCGCGCTGGCCGCCCTCACCGGCGCCCAGCGCACCGATGCCCAGCGGGCCGCCCTCGCGCACGCCGCGTCCCTCGGCATCGGCACCGTCCACGAGTGCGGCGGACCCGACATCTCCTCCGAGGACGACTTCACGGGCCTGCTCCGCCTCGCCGCGCAGGAGCCCGGGCCCCGCGTGGTGGGCTACTGGGCCGAACAGGACGTCGACAAGGCACGCGAGCTCGGCGCCGCCGGCGCGGCCGGCGACCTGTTCGTCGACGGCGCCCTCGGCTCCCACACCGCCTGCCTGCACGAGCCCTACCGCGACGCCGGGCACACCGGCGCCGCCTACCTGGACGCGGGCGCCGTCGCCGCCCACGTCGTCGCCTGCACCGAGGCGGGCCTCCAGGCGGGCTTCCACGCGATCGGGGACGCCGCCGTGGCCGCCGTGGTCGACGGGATTCGCGCCGCCGCCGACAAGGTCGGCCTCGCCCGGATCCGCGCCGCCCGCCACCGGATCGAGCACGCCGAGATGCTCACCCCCGAGACGGTCGCCGCCTTCGCCGAACTCGGGCTGACCGCCTCCGTACAGCCCGCCTTCGACGCCCTGTGGGGCGGCGAGGACGGGATGTACGCCCAGCGCCTGGGCGCCGAACGCGCCCGTACCCTCAACCCGTTCGCGGCCCTGCTGCGGGCCGGTGTGCCGCTCGCGTTCGGCTCGGACAGCCCCGTCACCCCCCTGGACCCCTGGGGCACGGTCCGCGCCGCCGCCTTCCACCGCACTCCGGAGCACCGGGTGTCCGTGCGCGCCGCGTTCACGGCGCACACGCGGGGCGGCTGGCGGGCCGTCGGCCGGGACGACGCGGGCGTCCTGGTGCCGGGCGCGCCCGCGGACTACGCGGTGTGGCGCACCGGCGCACTGGTCGTCCAGACGCCCGACGACCGGGTCGCGCGCTGGTCGACCGACCCGCGCTCCGGCACTCCCGGCCTTCCCGACCTCTCCCCGGGCCGTGACCTGCCGGTCTGTCTGCGCACGGTGATCGGCGGACGCACGGTCTTCGTACGGCCGGGCGAGTGA
- a CDS encoding acyl-CoA dehydrogenase family protein, whose translation MPDRAPQTVDRQLPTDEARDLISLVRDIAQREIAPRAAEEEDAGRFPREVFTLLSESGLLGLPYDSEYGGGDQPYEVYLQVLEELAAARLTVGLGVSVHTLASYALATYGSKEQQVEHLPAMLGGGLLGAYCLSEPASGSDAASLRTRAVRDGDGWVITGTKAWITHGGIADFYTVMARTGEEGPRGISAFLVPGDADGVSAAPPEKKMGMKGSPTAQVHFDGVRVGDDRRLGEEGQGFAIALSALDSGRLGIAACAIGVAQAALDEAVTYATERRQFGRPIADFQGLRFLLADMATQIEAGRALYLAAARLKDAGRPFAKQAAMAKLHCTDTAMKVTTDAVQVLGGYGYTADFPAERYMREAKVLQIVEGTNQIQRMVIARHLAGPESR comes from the coding sequence ATGCCCGACCGCGCCCCGCAGACGGTGGACCGTCAACTGCCCACGGACGAGGCCCGGGACCTGATCTCGCTCGTCCGCGACATCGCGCAGCGCGAGATCGCCCCGAGGGCGGCCGAGGAGGAGGACGCGGGACGCTTCCCGCGCGAGGTCTTCACCCTGCTCTCCGAGTCCGGCCTGCTCGGCCTCCCGTACGACAGCGAGTACGGCGGCGGCGACCAGCCCTACGAGGTCTATCTCCAGGTCCTGGAGGAGCTCGCCGCGGCCCGCCTCACCGTCGGCCTCGGCGTCAGTGTGCACACCCTGGCCTCCTACGCGCTCGCCACCTACGGCAGCAAGGAGCAGCAGGTCGAGCACCTGCCCGCGATGCTCGGCGGCGGCCTGCTCGGCGCCTACTGCCTGTCCGAGCCGGCGTCCGGGTCCGACGCGGCCTCCCTGCGCACCCGGGCGGTCCGCGACGGCGACGGCTGGGTGATCACCGGCACCAAGGCGTGGATCACGCACGGCGGCATCGCCGACTTCTACACCGTCATGGCCCGCACCGGCGAGGAGGGCCCGCGCGGCATCAGCGCGTTCCTGGTGCCCGGCGACGCCGACGGGGTGAGCGCGGCACCGCCCGAGAAGAAGATGGGCATGAAGGGCTCACCCACCGCCCAGGTCCACTTCGACGGCGTCCGGGTCGGCGACGACCGGCGCCTCGGCGAGGAGGGCCAGGGCTTCGCCATCGCCCTGTCCGCGCTCGACTCGGGACGGCTCGGCATCGCGGCCTGCGCGATCGGCGTGGCCCAGGCGGCGCTGGACGAGGCGGTCACGTACGCCACCGAGCGCCGCCAGTTCGGCAGGCCGATCGCCGACTTCCAGGGCCTGCGCTTTCTGCTCGCCGACATGGCCACCCAGATCGAGGCCGGGCGCGCGCTGTACCTGGCGGCGGCCCGGCTGAAGGACGCGGGCCGGCCGTTCGCCAAGCAGGCGGCCATGGCGAAGCTGCACTGCACCGACACCGCCATGAAGGTCACCACCGACGCCGTCCAGGTCCTCGGCGGCTACGGCTACACCGCGGACTTCCCGGCCGAGCGGTACATGCGCGAGGCCAAGGTCCTGCAGATCGTCGAGGGCACCAACCAGATCCAGCGGATGGTCATCGCCCGTCACCTAGCGGGTCCCGAGTCACGCTGA
- the fxsA gene encoding FxsA family membrane protein has product MTTGAPTPTSPSRPRRSRLRGFLPLAVAAWLVLEIWLLTVVAGEAGGLTVFLLLVAGLVLGSVVVKRAGRRAFQALNEALQRGGTPERGGGNGLMMLGGLLIMLPGLISDAVGLLLLIPPVQKVVSRYAERTFDRKLREAGAGSFGDAFQQARMHRPDGKVVQGEVIRERPGDEPEEPRPPLTR; this is encoded by the coding sequence ATGACGACTGGCGCACCGACCCCCACCTCACCCTCCCGGCCCCGGCGCTCCCGTCTGCGCGGCTTCCTGCCGCTGGCCGTCGCCGCGTGGCTGGTGCTGGAGATCTGGCTGCTGACGGTGGTCGCCGGCGAGGCCGGCGGGCTCACGGTCTTCCTGCTGCTCGTCGCCGGGCTGGTCCTCGGCTCCGTGGTCGTGAAGCGGGCGGGCCGGCGCGCCTTCCAGGCGCTCAACGAGGCGCTCCAGCGCGGCGGCACCCCGGAGCGCGGCGGCGGCAACGGGCTGATGATGCTGGGCGGCCTGCTGATCATGCTGCCGGGCCTGATCTCGGACGCGGTCGGGCTGCTCCTGCTGATCCCGCCGGTACAGAAGGTGGTGAGCCGCTACGCGGAGCGCACCTTCGACCGCAAGCTGCGCGAGGCGGGGGCCGGGTCGTTTGGCGACGCCTTCCAGCAGGCGCGCATGCACCGCCCCGACGGCAAGGTCGTCCAGGGCGAGGTCATCCGCGAGCGCCCCGGGGACGAGCCCGAGGAGCCCCGCCCGCCGCTGACGCGGTAG
- a CDS encoding Lrp/AsnC family transcriptional regulator — MEELDRQIVQLLVKDGRMSYTDLGKATGLSTSAVHQRVRRLEQRGVIRGYAAVVDPEAVGLPMTAFISVKPFDPSAPDDIADRLAGVPEIEACHSVAGDENYILKVRVATPHELEELLARLRSLAGVSTRTTVVLSTPYEARPPRI; from the coding sequence ATGGAGGAGCTGGACCGACAGATCGTGCAGCTGCTCGTCAAGGACGGGCGGATGAGCTACACCGACCTGGGCAAGGCCACCGGCCTGTCCACGTCGGCCGTGCACCAGCGGGTGCGCCGGCTGGAGCAGCGCGGCGTCATCCGCGGCTATGCCGCGGTCGTGGATCCGGAGGCCGTGGGTCTGCCCATGACCGCCTTCATCTCGGTGAAACCCTTCGACCCCAGCGCTCCCGACGACATCGCGGACCGGCTCGCGGGCGTGCCCGAGATCGAGGCCTGCCACAGCGTGGCCGGCGACGAGAACTACATCCTCAAGGTCCGGGTGGCCACCCCGCACGAGCTGGAGGAGCTGCTCGCCCGGCTGCGGTCGCTGGCGGGCGTCTCGACCCGGACGACCGTGGTGCTGTCCACGCCGTACGAGGCACGGCCGCCGAGGATCTGA